A window of Nicotiana sylvestris chromosome 8, ASM39365v2, whole genome shotgun sequence genomic DNA:
ttattgttgtttctGTAATCTCTTTCTGTTGCCAGTCTTGTGATTTATTGCACAAGTTATTTTTGGCTAGTGAGTATCACATGACTtaaacctcgtcactacttcaccgaggttagtctagATACTTACTTGGTACTGACTGTGGTATACTCATACTAtatttctgcacatttttgtgtaaATCCAGGTGTTGGAGGTAGCCTAGGTAGTGAGAGCTACATAGATCGTGAGGATTCAAGATAGTTGGATTGACCGTCATAGTCCTTTGAAgtcattttcttttttatttatactatcattatatttttcaaatagtATTGTGTATTTGAGATGTTCCTATACATTCAGCTAGAGCTTGTCACTCTGTACTACCTAGTTCTAGAGAGTTATGTTGAGTATTGTGGTTTGGCTTGTATTACTTTTATTTCCGCATTTATGTTAAACTTTGTTTCGTTATATCATGTTTTTATTGTTTTAAATATTGTTAAGTGATCGACTTACCTAGTTTTAGAAACTAGATGGCATCCAGTGACGGAGCCAGAAATATTTTCAAGGGTGTTCAGActtgaaagaagtaaaaaaaattccAATAAATGGTATTCAATATATGTTTTATACAtctaaaatcaatatttttcttatatacacagtgtaatttttcgtaATATTTTGACGAAGAATGGTCAATTGACCACTCTTTGCAAAAGGTGGCTTCGCTCGTGGTGCCATCATAACCCCTGTAGATGAATTTGGATCGTACACATATCGACGAAGAAAGGGATAATGTTGAGAAATGTATTGATACAGGGCAGTGCTAGTTAGTTGTTATTTATCAACCATAGCTAGCTAACTAGAGTACATACTAGTAACTATAGTTGAGTTAGAGATTAGTTAGTATAAATATATGTTAGTTGGGAAGTTGTAGGTGTTGTACATTATACTTTCTCAATGGAATAGTAATATTTCCATTTTCTCAGTTCTTCTTCTCTCGTCTTCATCTTTTACTCTTCAGATCTGGATTGGGAGCTAACTGAATTCATCAATtcgacatggtatcagagcaaataATCGATCAAATCTAGGGTTCTTCATTGTGAATTTGCTGAATAACAAGAGATAAATCGATATTTTGTTTTGTTCTCTGTTTTGGTTCAAAAACCTAATTTTCTCCAATGGCAGTTGATAAAGTTGTCGATCAAAGCTAGATTGTGATTGATCACAATCATCCTCTGTATTTGCATCCATCCGATACACCTGGAGCGTTGTCATTAGGTTTTCAGTTGATCGAAATGGAGAATTACACTATGTAAAGCCAAGCTATGAGGGTTTCACTGTTGACTCGCAACAAGCTGGGATTTATTGATGGAACCATCAATCGCGACACTTATGGAGATAAGTATGCTAATCTCTGGGATCGATGTAATGCTATAGTGAAATCATGGATTATGCATAATGTTAGTCGTGATTTGTTGTGTGGTGTTCTGTTTCGCTCAAATGCATGTGCGATTTGGGCTAATCTGCATGAGCGTTTTGATAAGGTGAATGCTTCACGCATGTATTATCTTCACAGAGAAATCTTCACATTGACTCAAGAAATGACTAGTGTTTCTGTATATTACTCTAAACTGAAGGATCTCTAGGATGAATATGACTCAATAATGCCACTTCCTACCTGTTGTGATAAGTCTAAAAAGTTTGTAGATCACCAACAATATCAGCGACTATGGCAATTTCTGATGGGACTTAATGATAGTTACAGTCAAGCACGTAGTCAAATTCTTATGGAGTCTAAAATCCCCACTGTTAATCAAGCATATGCAATAATTTTACAAGATGAAAGTCAGAAACTTGTGGCTGGTAATAGTTCATATGTTCCTGATTCATCAGATCCCACAGCCTTGTACTCATCAAAATTGGGgcaaaagatgaagaaaaactacAATTTGGAGTGTGACTATTGTAATATGAAAGACATACAAGAGATAACTGTTATAAGTTATTAAGGTGTGAATATTGCAACATGAAAGCGCATTTGAAGACAAATTGCTACAAGTTGAATGGGTACCCTGCAGATTTTAAGCCAAAGAGGAAGGCAAATATGACCAGCAGTGTTCCAAGTCAAGGTGTTTATGCTCCATCAGATGGAATGTCAATTAAATCACAGAGTTATGGTCAATAAGGACCTGGACAAGGACAGCAGCTAGGGCACCATCAA
This region includes:
- the LOC138874650 gene encoding uncharacterized protein, whose product is MRVSLLTRNKLGFIDGTINRDTYGDKYANLWDRCNAIVKSWIMHNVSRDLLCGVLFRSNACAIWANLHERFDKVNASRMYYLHREIFTLTQEMTSVSVYYSKLKDL